A genome region from Arachis duranensis cultivar V14167 chromosome 8, aradu.V14167.gnm2.J7QH, whole genome shotgun sequence includes the following:
- the LOC107462516 gene encoding LOW QUALITY PROTEIN: oxysterol-binding protein-related protein 1C (The sequence of the model RefSeq protein was modified relative to this genomic sequence to represent the inferred CDS: deleted 2 bases in 1 codon; substituted 2 bases at 2 genomic stop codons), whose translation MVSFPVFSSKTYTRVSPRGLHHASSPCRLCQIRFSYSYESNHSTGGGNSSSSNKITTTTINDLIGNGISIILYKWVNYGEGWRPWWFVLQDGILSYFFLVQYFRNTISNPNTIVKTQRPFGEIHLKVSTIRESKSDNKIFSMFTVTKRMHLIADIEDWTAXMEALXAVKDMLPRISNSELMASLDNVGVSTEKLRQRLLEERVSEAAIQDSEQIMRTEFKTSLKQQHFDERD comes from the exons ATGGTGTCGTTTCCCGTCTTCTCCAGTAAAACCTACACCCGCGTCTCACCTCGCGGACTTCACCATGCCTCTTCTCCTTGCCGCCTCTGTCAAATCCGATTCAGCTACAGTTATGAAAGCAACCACTCTACCGGTGGTGgcaacagcagcagcagcaacaaaataacaacaacaacg ATCAACGACCTCATTGGAAATGGAATCTCAATAATACTATACAAGTGG GTGAATTATGGCGAAGGATGGAGGCCATGGTGGTTTGTGCTCCAAGACGGCATTCTCTCCTACTTCTTC CTTGTGCAATATTTTCGCAACACAATTTCAAATCCCAACACCATCGTCAAAACTCAAAGGCCCTTTGGGGAAATCCACCTCAAg GTTTCGACGATTCGAGAGAGCAAATCCGATAATAAGATATTTTCAATGTTTACGGTAACGAAGAGGATGCACTTGATAGCAGACATAGAGGATTGGACGGCATGAATGGAGGCATTGTAAGCGGTGAAGGACATGCTTCCAAGGATCTCGAACAGCGAGCTAATGGCGTCACTAGACAATGTGGGCGTCTCGACAGAGAAGCTGAGGCAAAGGCTTCTAGAAGAACGGGTGAGTGAGGCTGCCATTCAGGATAGCGAGCAGATCATGAGGACAGAGTTCAAAACCAGCTTGAAACAGCAGCATTTTGATGAAAGGGACTAA
- the LOC107462547 gene encoding uncharacterized protein LOC107462547, which yields MASVHSAIPTRSFLSPVSKSKSKSLAGTKLQSFPASRFSGNQIFSGNKRRILAAVNSSVEEVDVISVQSGDITDQQEGGAAAASRAEVEGGGSDGELATQVSGFGTGEGLLSLEGFSSASTSSIGNETEESMEKLMDRTINATIVLAAGTFAITKLLTIDHDYWHGWTLFEILRYAPQHNWSAYEEVLKTNPVFAKMVISGVVYSIGDWIAQCFEGKPIFEFDRARMFRSGLVGFTLHGSLSHYYYQFCEELFPYKEWWVVPAKVAFDQTAWSAVWNSIYYTVVALLRLDSPISIFNELKATFFPMLTAGWKLWPFAHLITYGVIPVEQRLLWVDCVELIWVTILSTYSNEKSEARNSESEVPAEVKSIED from the exons ATGGCTTCGGTTCACAGCGCCATCCCAACCCGCAGTTTCCTCTCACCGGTTTCCAAATCGAAATCGAAATCATTGGCCGGCACCAAGCTGCAGAGCTTCCCGGCGTCGAGATTCTCCGGGAATCAAATTTTCTCGGGAAACAAAAGGAGGATTTTGGCGGCGGTGAATTCGTCGGTGGAGGAAGTAGACGTGATATCGGTGCAGAGCGGCGACATTACGGACCAGCAGGAGGGCGGAGCAGCTGCGGCGAGCAGGGCGGAGGTGGAAGGCGGAGGCAGCGACGGCGAGTTGGCGACTCAGGTGAGTGGATTCGGAACGGGCGAGGGTTTGTTATCGTTGGAAGGGTTTTCCTCTGCTTCGACTTCTTCAATTGGGAATGAGACTGAAGAGAGCATGGAGAAGCTTATGGATAGAACCATCAATGCAACTATTGTCCTAGCCGCCGGAACCTTCGCTATCACCAAGCTCCTCACCATTGATCATGATTACTGGCAT GGATGGACACTTTTTGAGATACTACGGTATGCACCTCAGCATAATTGGTCTGCTTATGAGGAAGTTCTTAAGACGAATCCAGTTTTTGCAAAGATGGTGATCAGTGGTGTTGTTTATTCCATTGGGGACTGGATTGCACAG TGCTTTGAAGGAAAACCTATTTTTGAGTTTGACCGAGCTAGGATGTTCAGATCAGGGCTTGTTGGGTTTACTCTGCATGGCTCTCTTTCTCATTACTATTATCAGTTTTGTGAG GAGCTATTTCCTTACAAAGAATGGTGGGTGGTTCCTGCCAAAGTTGCATTTGATCAAACAGCGTGGTCTGCAGTTTGGAACAGCATTTATTATACTGTAGTTGCATTATTGCGTCTTGACTCTCCTATCAGCATTTTTAACGAATTGAAGGCAACCTTTTTCCCCATGCTGACT GCTGGGTGGAAGCTGTGGCCATTTGCTCATCTCATCACTTATGGTGTAATTCCAGTTGAGCAAAGACTTCTTTGGGTGGATTGTGTAGAGCTCATTTGGGTGACCATACTTTCAAC TTATTCAAATGAAAAATCAGAAGCAAGGAACTCAGAGTCCGAGGTACCTGCAGAAGTGAAATCAATCGAG GACTAA